One region of Bacteroidota bacterium genomic DNA includes:
- a CDS encoding PKD domain-containing protein, which translates to MKKNIKLSFFLIMICPFYLMAASTDPFHLPASIPVPQWVQKVDWSAPNVYSIDKIIYEYKKSDEYVRNEGERREKVQDVNANGGAGEKEDPYEIAYIRWRIQMKMLKAIQSDGSVIIDQNKYLEELRIATGNQTRRSSSNMSGNWTELGPIESFGANNYGPAFDHANVYSIAIAPSNDNLLYCGTEDGAIFKTVDKGLHWACVSNSLPANAPVSIAIDPADENIVYARLSLAIIKTIDGGINWTDLGFNGANGEKIIVLPNSRVVTIGGAVAYYSDNGGSTWTTSTGITGMDQLYDVRARAFGSDTLFVSGAVGNLLRIFVSTDGGVSFSDVTGSNTSVENTGSRFATSIADPSIVYCCALGNITPPTLLKSIDGGFTWSVTVLATGTGLGGSSTTVGLGMSNGQGYYDFDILADPNNADNVIVATTSSYKSTDGGYNFSPLGGYAGGPISMHVDIQCMLATPTDAYISSDGGVIHSTDFFSDNANAITRNHGITGSNYWGFGQGWQEDITTGGRYHNGDDAMFSDNYGAGNSLNLGGGESGTGHVFPGRERTVGHNDIGVSQIPVSLADPIQYGIFINSKWPVVNYYYQFHGKLVVHPWYRNVFYVGEDSILWRSNNSGQSYTAFKNFGAGDVVWRFEIARSNVNVMYVLTENGIYKTAIDNGTTWTSLTLPVAYQYYNADVAVNPEDENEVYICMAYGPANAKVFKSTDGGGHWTNYTGTALNGKYIYSLNFQGGTDGGVYATSQDNPSEMFYRDNTMSDWDNFSSGLFPNHLASACPLIFYRDNKIRLPGLRGIMESPLYTQGLPVAQAMCNREYLGCEKDTVEFYDYSMLNYAGATWQWSFPGSSWVSGLSDRNPKVLYSAPGIYNVSLTVTDGFGHSDTRTFNNMVQFPQSYCSPDTVIGNCIALSTVNRTVDIGKVNINSNTFSISTWVKPDGLQVSFAEIVGHFGCPGSPNYGFGLGITFSGYTPNLQLCYTDEQVNYGNYSGLVMDSTRWNNVVLTYSPVGVKIYLNGQVADVNSNLMPALDFTQAPFYINPDIHNQGGYFRGQIDELKFYNYTLSQNEVREKMHLIQSDPLNESGLVKYIQFDQLDPATACVYDVVNGIPVSTVQNTIVTSTAPVGTGTVSRNPMVNTQGLHDFPAADLKMYLPASGTYPDGEMVAFHLRSNPDALPDTRPSVPGYFILNNYGNNLSYTSPDSIVFSGLKNLSAANEANEFLMFNRNSFDFGSSWLSASPAADRFHYFNNQNSELSWLSSPLFVSGGQYVIIQDTSLFTAIEKPQSSPTLDLSVYPNPVRTTLRLDVQSSVTEHTNISLFDTKGSCVLNLVQKLNAGKNILMIPVQNLPMGVYEVVIKDLRRKVVIE; encoded by the coding sequence ATGAAAAAAAATATTAAGCTTTCATTTTTCCTGATCATGATCTGTCCTTTTTATTTAATGGCCGCAAGTACAGATCCTTTTCATCTTCCAGCAAGTATTCCGGTTCCGCAATGGGTTCAGAAGGTTGATTGGTCGGCTCCGAATGTGTATTCAATTGATAAAATTATCTATGAGTATAAAAAATCTGATGAATATGTCCGAAACGAAGGGGAGAGGCGTGAAAAAGTACAGGATGTAAATGCAAATGGTGGTGCCGGAGAAAAGGAAGATCCCTATGAAATCGCCTACATCCGTTGGAGAATCCAGATGAAAATGCTGAAGGCTATTCAATCGGACGGCTCTGTAATTATTGATCAGAATAAATATCTCGAAGAACTACGCATCGCAACCGGAAATCAAACCCGGAGATCTTCTTCAAACATGTCCGGAAACTGGACAGAGCTCGGACCCATCGAGTCCTTTGGTGCCAATAACTACGGACCGGCTTTTGATCACGCGAATGTTTATTCCATAGCCATTGCACCATCGAACGATAACCTGCTTTATTGTGGAACAGAAGACGGAGCGATTTTTAAAACTGTCGATAAAGGTTTGCATTGGGCTTGTGTTTCAAATTCACTTCCTGCCAACGCTCCGGTTTCTATAGCCATTGATCCTGCTGATGAAAATATTGTTTATGCACGTCTGTCTTTAGCCATCATCAAAACAATAGATGGAGGAATCAACTGGACAGATCTCGGTTTCAATGGTGCAAATGGTGAAAAAATCATCGTATTACCCAACAGCCGTGTGGTGACAATTGGTGGTGCTGTGGCGTATTACAGTGATAACGGTGGGAGTACCTGGACCACTTCAACAGGGATCACCGGAATGGATCAGCTGTATGATGTGAGGGCACGTGCATTTGGCAGTGATACACTTTTTGTTTCGGGTGCAGTTGGGAATCTTTTGCGAATTTTTGTTTCTACGGATGGTGGTGTTTCTTTCAGTGACGTGACAGGAAGCAATACTTCAGTAGAAAATACCGGCTCCCGTTTTGCGACCAGCATCGCTGATCCTTCCATAGTATATTGTTGCGCGCTTGGGAATATCACCCCGCCAACGCTTTTGAAAAGCATTGACGGCGGTTTTACCTGGAGCGTAACTGTGCTGGCAACCGGCACCGGCTTGGGCGGAAGCAGTACTACTGTCGGTCTGGGCATGTCGAACGGACAGGGTTATTATGATTTTGATATCCTGGCTGATCCGAATAATGCCGACAATGTTATTGTTGCGACAACATCCTCTTACAAATCTACTGATGGCGGTTATAATTTTTCTCCGCTGGGTGGTTACGCGGGAGGACCTATTAGTATGCATGTGGATATTCAATGCATGCTGGCAACGCCGACAGATGCATACATCAGCAGCGACGGAGGAGTGATTCATTCCACAGATTTTTTCTCCGACAACGCGAACGCGATAACACGCAATCATGGAATTACCGGCTCCAATTATTGGGGCTTCGGTCAGGGATGGCAGGAAGATATCACGACCGGCGGAAGATATCACAATGGAGACGACGCCATGTTCAGTGATAACTATGGCGCAGGGAACAGTCTTAATCTCGGTGGCGGGGAATCGGGGACAGGACATGTGTTTCCTGGTCGCGAGCGCACAGTTGGTCACAATGATATCGGTGTTTCTCAAATTCCGGTTTCGTTGGCAGATCCAATTCAGTACGGAATTTTTATAAATTCAAAATGGCCGGTTGTCAATTATTATTATCAGTTTCATGGAAAGCTGGTAGTGCATCCATGGTATCGTAATGTTTTTTATGTAGGGGAGGATAGCATTCTGTGGAGAAGCAATAATTCCGGTCAGTCGTATACAGCGTTTAAAAATTTCGGAGCCGGTGATGTCGTCTGGCGTTTTGAGATTGCGCGCAGCAATGTAAACGTGATGTATGTACTCACGGAAAACGGAATCTATAAAACGGCAATTGATAACGGAACCACCTGGACCTCGTTGACACTTCCGGTTGCCTATCAGTATTACAACGCGGATGTCGCTGTTAATCCGGAGGATGAAAACGAAGTATACATCTGTATGGCCTATGGTCCTGCCAACGCGAAGGTTTTTAAATCGACAGATGGTGGCGGACACTGGACAAATTACACCGGCACAGCTCTTAATGGAAAATATATTTACTCGCTGAACTTCCAGGGAGGAACGGATGGGGGAGTGTATGCCACTTCACAGGACAACCCTTCCGAAATGTTTTACCGCGACAATACCATGTCGGACTGGGATAATTTTTCTTCAGGATTATTTCCAAATCATCTCGCATCAGCATGTCCATTGATATTTTATCGTGACAATAAAATTCGTCTCCCCGGACTGAGAGGCATCATGGAAAGTCCGCTTTATACGCAGGGCTTACCTGTAGCTCAGGCGATGTGCAACAGAGAATATCTGGGTTGTGAAAAAGATACCGTGGAGTTTTACGATTACTCCATGCTCAATTATGCAGGTGCTACCTGGCAATGGAGTTTTCCGGGATCTTCCTGGGTGAGTGGTCTGAGTGACCGCAATCCGAAAGTGTTGTATTCTGCTCCGGGAATTTACAATGTGTCTTTAACCGTTACGGATGGCTTTGGACACAGTGATACACGAACATTTAACAACATGGTTCAGTTCCCGCAAAGTTATTGTTCGCCTGATACCGTGATCGGTAATTGCATTGCTTTGTCCACGGTCAATCGTACGGTGGACATCGGGAAAGTGAATATTAACAGCAATACTTTTTCCATCTCTACCTGGGTGAAGCCCGATGGTTTGCAGGTTTCCTTCGCGGAGATCGTTGGACATTTTGGTTGTCCGGGTTCTCCGAATTATGGATTTGGACTTGGCATTACATTTTCAGGATACACACCGAACCTGCAATTGTGTTATACGGATGAACAGGTGAATTATGGAAATTACAGCGGACTCGTGATGGACAGCACCCGCTGGAACAATGTGGTGCTCACGTATTCGCCTGTTGGAGTAAAAATTTATCTGAACGGACAAGTCGCGGATGTTAACAGCAACCTGATGCCTGCTTTGGATTTTACACAGGCACCTTTTTATATCAATCCGGATATTCATAACCAGGGTGGTTATTTCAGAGGGCAGATTGATGAGCTGAAGTTTTACAATTATACACTTTCACAAAACGAAGTGAGGGAGAAGATGCATTTGATTCAAAGCGATCCGCTGAATGAAAGTGGTTTGGTGAAATACATTCAGTTTGATCAGCTGGATCCTGCAACGGCTTGTGTATATGATGTTGTTAACGGTATTCCTGTGTCAACGGTGCAAAATACCATTGTCACTTCCACGGCGCCAGTTGGAACCGGTACAGTCTCTCGCAATCCCATGGTGAACACTCAGGGCTTGCATGATTTTCCGGCAGCGGATTTAAAAATGTATTTACCTGCTTCCGGCACTTATCCAGACGGTGAGATGGTAGCCTTTCATCTGCGCAGCAATCCTGATGCATTGCCGGATACACGGCCTTCGGTTCCGGGATATTTTATTCTGAATAATTACGGTAACAATCTGTCTTATACTTCTCCCGATAGCATCGTTTTCTCCGGCTTAAAAAATCTGAGTGCTGCCAATGAAGCCAATGAATTCCTGATGTTTAACCGCAACAGTTTTGATTTTGGATCCAGCTGGCTTTCTGCATCACCTGCAGCTGATCGCTTCCATTACTTCAACAACCAGAACAGCGAACTCAGCTGGCTTTCATCGCCATTATTCGTTTCAGGCGGACAGTACGTGATCATTCAGGACACCAGTCTGTTTACAGCCATCGAAAAGCCTCAAAGCAGTCCGACGCTGGATTTGTCAGTCTATCCGAATCCCGTGCGCACAACCCTTCGCCTCGATGTACAATCTTCAGTGACGGAGCATACCAACATTTCACTTTTTGATACCAAAGGAAGTTGTGTACTCAATTTGGTTCAGAAACTGAACGCCGGCAAAAACATCCTCATGATTCCGGTTCAGAATTTGCCGATGGGAGTTTATGAGGTTGTGATCAAAGATTTGAGGAGAAAAGTTGTCATTGAATAG
- a CDS encoding plasmid pRiA4b ORF-3 family protein has product MTALLRINATLRHVTPKIWRELTIPGNCTFHETHAILQLAFGWESYHLYQFPLDRETIIADPEMTDAEELGRNLINSRTTLIDKILTDKGKSVLYEYDFGDGWQVDIRVLEALDGLKLSLPVCLKGERSGPLEDSGGPSGYMNLIKIMSDKKHPEYKEIKKWIGAPFNPEEFNADDVTESLSSYKSLALELNADDDFEDEEFLEEEEDGFEGKVSAVIIRPTLDALKYKQKLNPKFKIPEHAVHYHDLAKVFMIPYMDDSELAFDFMEKNHGMVLLEMYTRWFGEPANWPQNLDWKTFNKYFSVEFESEVDIWPLPLEESADN; this is encoded by the coding sequence ATGACTGCCCTGCTTCGTATCAATGCTACTCTGAGACATGTAACTCCAAAGATTTGGAGAGAACTGACCATACCCGGAAATTGCACCTTTCATGAAACGCATGCAATCCTTCAGCTGGCTTTCGGTTGGGAGTCATACCATCTCTACCAATTCCCTTTGGACAGGGAAACAATAATAGCTGATCCTGAAATGACGGATGCAGAAGAATTGGGTCGCAACCTGATAAATTCCAGAACAACTTTAATCGATAAAATACTGACTGATAAAGGCAAGTCTGTACTTTATGAATATGATTTTGGAGACGGATGGCAGGTGGATATCCGTGTGCTTGAAGCATTGGATGGCCTGAAATTATCATTGCCTGTTTGTCTGAAAGGAGAACGTTCAGGTCCCCTTGAAGATAGTGGTGGACCAAGTGGTTATATGAATCTGATAAAAATCATGTCAGATAAAAAGCATCCGGAATACAAAGAAATCAAAAAGTGGATAGGAGCACCATTTAATCCTGAAGAATTTAATGCAGATGATGTTACTGAATCACTTTCATCCTATAAATCTCTGGCACTTGAATTAAACGCGGATGATGATTTTGAAGATGAAGAATTTTTAGAAGAAGAAGAGGATGGATTCGAAGGGAAGGTAAGTGCAGTTATCATCCGACCAACATTGGACGCTCTGAAATACAAACAAAAATTAAATCCAAAATTTAAAATTCCGGAGCATGCTGTTCATTACCATGATTTGGCTAAAGTTTTCATGATCCCTTACATGGATGATTCAGAACTTGCTTTTGATTTCATGGAAAAAAATCATGGGATGGTACTGCTGGAAATGTATACACGATGGTTCGGAGAACCGGCAAATTGGCCACAAAACCTGGATTGGAAAACATTTAACAAATATTTCTCAGTTGAATTTGAATCGGAAGTGGATATATGGCCGCTTCCTCTGGAAGAAAGTGCAGACAACTGA
- a CDS encoding T9SS type A sorting domain-containing protein, with product MKPYSLILFLFSLFAISSTAQSPRWVKLMNDPASNYFDVVKSYEQWKDSMIRIGKGSLVSRIFGKEKLEKISELKEEGEDHFRHWQFFSKDNYDLQGNPKPSESMNPAFATERSIQVGNNNAQIQGSWKARGPFDSQPSLSGVTGAGKGIGRVFPFGISPPDTNIIFTGGSGVGTWRSLDDGQHWEILSGPGGGLRDVKCHPLNPAIWYLLGRGNLYKSIDTGSTWNLIYGSEAYTGNIFVDASQPSTVYLTLNNLGLYKSTDEGATWQFMNTTIPWAIKPGNADVLYSVSGNVFLRSMDGGLTFDSVTTITHPGGLFSMAVTPADSNCIYISYQATSNGGVVVSLDGGNTFTEEPVSTNTNCYFVNPMIAVHPQNKDLLMMGGEMLSRSTDGGLTWEFACTYSYDSTSVLPFVHPDHRYLAFTTSGSFWDGNDGGIYKSEDAGVSYTDKTTGLDVSQFVSLDCSPQDTSIFLCGAWDNSILVHKGNGWKNTFAGDGFDVSINPGNPDNFYGKNQYGYWRTFDGGASYDLGNYFVGLNENTYSMSTGYPVRFNPINPNSLYVAVRNVWKSTDGGDSLHPISGFVNSSAGGFLFVAPHDTNTIFTRFARTHNEGLSWTPISKPVYAVDPDEINKVWSVQNDQNHYSIWFSNDTGNTWQELPGYDVNFNSSTINMECLNTTNDGIFLTIGGMIYYRDNTLSNWQPFTNGFPGAPVTGIKAMPDVGIVRVSTLGRGVWESGFFVSGQSLVTDFMQDKTTVCPGDSIHFYDNSLNAGPGFATTYQWSFPGGTPPQSSLAFPAVMYTTPGTYDVSLRMSGSNGSDSLTKTATVIVNTPPTLSAPFMEGFEGSVFPPAGWNWNHFHIGTNFGQNRFYSGYQQSNYSISYGSWVNNGIQQDFFISPVIDLSGVPDPVLQYDRLYAYDYIPAEADTFKLFYSYDCGITKHYFFSRGGLELKTDSVYTNYSVSFDSSSWTTDTVSLYAIASQSPFQIGFEINSIGRCELFLDNIQILSMPGVKVPDLNSSTEELDVFPNPVHSDYTVLWKSSGKHEGVLTLHTVTGECILRKSIKPNIRIQLSASDLSTGIYLLRISDGTQSVCRKIIK from the coding sequence ATGAAGCCATACTCTCTGATCCTTTTCCTCTTTTCCCTCTTTGCCATTTCATCAACGGCACAATCACCACGTTGGGTTAAGCTGATGAATGATCCGGCATCAAATTATTTTGATGTGGTGAAATCTTATGAGCAGTGGAAAGACAGTATGATCCGGATCGGAAAGGGTTCTCTGGTCTCCCGAATTTTCGGAAAAGAAAAACTCGAAAAAATATCGGAACTAAAAGAAGAAGGCGAAGATCACTTCCGGCATTGGCAATTTTTCTCAAAAGACAATTACGATCTGCAGGGAAATCCAAAGCCATCGGAATCGATGAATCCTGCTTTCGCCACTGAACGCAGTATTCAGGTCGGAAATAACAACGCGCAGATCCAGGGCAGCTGGAAAGCCCGGGGCCCTTTTGACTCACAACCTTCACTTTCCGGTGTAACAGGAGCGGGTAAAGGGATTGGAAGGGTTTTTCCTTTTGGAATCAGCCCGCCGGATACGAATATCATTTTCACCGGAGGATCCGGTGTCGGTACCTGGCGATCCCTGGATGATGGTCAGCACTGGGAGATCCTGAGTGGTCCGGGCGGTGGATTAAGAGACGTAAAATGCCATCCCCTTAACCCTGCTATCTGGTACTTACTGGGAAGAGGAAATTTGTATAAATCCATTGATACAGGAAGTACATGGAACCTCATCTATGGATCGGAGGCTTATACCGGAAACATTTTCGTCGATGCGTCACAACCTTCCACGGTGTATCTCACGCTGAACAACCTTGGTTTGTACAAATCTACCGATGAAGGAGCGACATGGCAGTTCATGAATACCACTATCCCCTGGGCCATCAAACCCGGAAATGCGGATGTGCTTTATTCTGTGAGCGGAAATGTGTTCTTACGTTCCATGGATGGAGGGTTGACATTTGATTCGGTAACTACTATTACACATCCGGGCGGACTCTTCAGTATGGCTGTCACCCCCGCGGATTCCAACTGTATCTACATATCCTATCAGGCAACATCGAATGGTGGCGTGGTGGTTTCACTCGATGGCGGGAATACATTTACCGAAGAACCGGTTTCGACAAATACGAATTGCTACTTTGTAAATCCGATGATTGCCGTTCATCCTCAAAATAAAGATCTATTGATGATGGGCGGTGAAATGTTGTCCAGATCCACTGACGGTGGCCTCACCTGGGAATTTGCATGTACTTACTCTTACGATTCAACATCAGTACTTCCCTTTGTTCATCCGGATCACCGCTATCTTGCATTTACAACAAGCGGATCGTTCTGGGATGGTAATGACGGTGGCATCTACAAAAGCGAAGATGCCGGAGTGAGCTATACCGATAAAACCACCGGTCTGGATGTTTCGCAGTTTGTTTCACTCGACTGCTCCCCTCAGGATACTTCCATCTTCCTTTGTGGAGCCTGGGACAATTCAATTCTTGTCCATAAAGGCAACGGCTGGAAAAATACTTTTGCGGGAGATGGATTTGATGTCTCCATCAATCCCGGTAACCCGGATAATTTTTATGGAAAAAACCAATACGGTTACTGGCGCACTTTTGATGGTGGAGCCAGCTATGATCTTGGAAATTATTTTGTCGGCTTGAATGAAAATACATACAGTATGAGCACCGGTTACCCGGTGCGATTCAATCCGATCAATCCAAATTCGTTGTATGTAGCGGTTCGCAATGTTTGGAAAAGCACCGACGGCGGGGACTCCCTGCACCCGATTTCCGGTTTCGTCAACTCAAGTGCCGGAGGATTTTTATTTGTTGCCCCTCACGATACAAATACAATCTTCACCAGATTTGCACGTACACACAATGAAGGGCTAAGCTGGACTCCGATCAGCAAACCTGTTTATGCAGTGGATCCGGATGAAATCAATAAAGTGTGGTCTGTTCAAAATGATCAGAACCATTATTCCATCTGGTTCAGCAACGATACAGGCAATACATGGCAAGAATTACCTGGTTATGATGTGAATTTCAATTCATCCACTATCAACATGGAATGTTTGAATACTACGAATGATGGAATCTTTCTGACAATTGGCGGGATGATTTATTACCGTGACAATACTTTGAGTAACTGGCAACCCTTCACGAACGGCTTCCCGGGTGCACCTGTTACAGGAATCAAAGCAATGCCTGATGTAGGTATTGTTAGAGTTTCTACTCTTGGCAGAGGTGTGTGGGAAAGCGGTTTCTTTGTTTCCGGTCAAAGTCTGGTCACAGATTTTATGCAGGATAAAACAACTGTTTGTCCGGGCGACAGCATCCATTTTTACGACAACAGTTTGAATGCCGGCCCCGGTTTCGCGACAACCTATCAATGGTCATTTCCCGGTGGTACTCCTCCTCAATCCAGTCTGGCTTTTCCTGCAGTGATGTATACCACTCCGGGTACGTATGATGTGAGTCTCAGGATGAGCGGCTCCAATGGAAGCGATAGTCTGACGAAGACAGCTACAGTAATCGTAAACACTCCTCCCACCCTTTCCGCTCCATTCATGGAAGGTTTTGAAGGAAGCGTCTTCCCTCCTGCCGGATGGAACTGGAATCATTTTCATATCGGAACAAATTTTGGACAGAACAGATTTTATTCCGGATACCAGCAATCCAATTATTCCATAAGCTATGGTTCATGGGTTAATAACGGTATACAACAGGATTTTTTCATCTCTCCGGTGATTGATTTGTCAGGCGTTCCTGATCCGGTTCTTCAATACGACAGACTTTACGCTTATGATTACATTCCCGCTGAAGCAGACACCTTCAAGCTTTTTTATTCTTATGATTGCGGGATTACGAAACATTATTTTTTCAGCCGTGGCGGTCTTGAGCTCAAGACTGACAGCGTTTATACAAACTATAGTGTCAGTTTTGATTCGTCATCCTGGACAACAGATACTGTTTCATTGTATGCGATAGCATCACAGTCACCTTTTCAGATTGGATTTGAAATCAACAGTATTGGTCGTTGCGAACTTTTCCTTGACAATATTCAAATTCTGTCAATGCCGGGAGTAAAAGTACCGGACCTGAATTCTTCAACTGAAGAGCTGGATGTTTTTCCCAACCCTGTCCATTCAGATTATACCGTATTGTGGAAAAGCTCCGGGAAACACGAAGGTGTTTTAACCCTTCATACTGTAACCGGTGAATGTATTTTGCGAAAAAGTATCAAGCCCAATATTCGCATTCAGCTTTCAGCTTCAGATCTCTCTACGGGAATTTATTTATTGCGAATAAGTGATGGCACACAGAGTGTCTGCAGGAAAATTATTAAGTAA
- a CDS encoding transposase: MSYAYQIHKQEATYFLTLTAVEWADVLLRPQQKNIICESLNYCVNEKGLEIFAYVIMSSHIHMIARAKNENLSAIIRDLKKYTSKQIIKEIEASNESRKEWLLELFQKGGKKQKIKSKNQVWQYNNHAEEVYSAKFTLSKIHYIHMNPVEAGLVNRPEQYMYSSAIDYAGEKALSLYRL; this comes from the coding sequence ATGTCTTACGCATATCAAATCCACAAACAAGAAGCTACATATTTTTTAACACTGACCGCTGTTGAATGGGCAGATGTTTTGCTTCGTCCACAACAAAAGAATATCATTTGCGAAAGCCTCAACTATTGCGTTAACGAGAAAGGATTGGAAATTTTCGCCTACGTCATTATGTCAAGCCATATTCATATGATTGCACGAGCAAAAAATGAAAACCTGAGTGCAATTATCCGTGATTTGAAGAAATATACAAGTAAACAAATAATCAAGGAAATAGAAGCAAGCAATGAAAGCCGGAAAGAATGGTTGCTGGAACTTTTTCAAAAAGGAGGAAAAAAACAAAAAATAAAATCAAAGAATCAGGTGTGGCAATACAATAATCATGCGGAAGAAGTTTATAGTGCAAAATTTACATTATCAAAAATTCACTACATCCACATGAACCCGGTAGAAGCTGGTCTTGTAAACAGACCCGAACAATATATGTATAGCAGTGCCATCGATTATGCGGGAGAAAAGGCCCTGTCATTGTATCGACTTTGA
- a CDS encoding T9SS type A sorting domain-containing protein: MAVRPVANTDLTVVLYPNPATTFLNLEVVGRNTGKMIISIVDMLGHTLQLISVPELQSKMQLDVSKLPSGIYALAVLDQSNQGVFNQTFKIIH; this comes from the coding sequence GTGGCTGTTCGGCCTGTTGCGAACACTGATCTTACTGTTGTACTTTATCCAAATCCTGCAACTACATTTCTCAATCTTGAAGTAGTAGGCAGAAACACCGGCAAAATGATCATTTCGATTGTTGACATGCTTGGGCATACTTTGCAACTCATTTCAGTTCCTGAACTTCAAAGCAAAATGCAGCTTGATGTCAGTAAACTACCGTCAGGTATATATGCACTGGCAGTACTTGATCAATCCAATCAAGGAGTATTTAATCAAACTTTTAAAATTATTCATTAA